The genomic region TGAGGTCTATTTGTCATGCTTGTTTTTTCTGTTTCCAATGTTTATCAATAAAATTCAGACCTTCCTTGATTAAATTCATTCTCTGGTACTCTTTGTTTTCCTATATCTTCCACTATTGAATGCTAACTGTAAATTTTTATCTTATAGTTTCACAATTACCTAGGTTATATAATTAACAAGTATCAAAACACAAACTATCAGTAATACTCCTATTACACCTAGTAATATTTTTTTATTTAAATTCATTTTCCCTCCTCAAAAAAAATTATTTTATACCTATTTTAAGTGAGTAAAGTTTATAATATTAAGAAATTTATTATCTACATCTTAACTTACAACAAATAATAATGTCAACATTATAACTCTATCTACTATAAAACCTTATGGCAAATACTAGGGTTAATAACATAATCAACCCCAGGGTTATTATTGTTTTAAAGGGTGTGACAAATTTATATAAACCTCCTACTAACAATATCCCTAAAGAAAAATATACTAAATTTTCCCCTAACCACTCTAATTCTTTCTCCCTTTCCATCACCTTATCATAATCCTCTCCTTTTATTTCAATGGATATCCTTTTCCAGAAAAGATAGCCAATAAACATTAAAACTAAACCTATAGAAATTATGATACCGAATATCATCTCTCTCCCTCCCAAAATTTTTTTCAATACTATATATTAAGATTATAGGTAAGACATTCTTGTAAATTTTCCTAATTACCATTGACACAACCCTATCTTTATTGTAGACTATTCCTTAATAAAATTGAATATTTGCCTCATTTCTTGACATGAGGTAGAGGTCGCGGTATTTATCAGTACCTTAAGGGAGTCCGAAAGACGATGAAGCTTTGGGAAAGGAAATACCGCCGAAGGGAATATACCTCAAATATATTCCCTGGGACTAAGGTTAATAGCCTTAGGACTGTCACAGTGTTTTCACTGTGGAGTGCTATTTCAAGAAGAAGGGAGGACTTTATGGTTAATCTAGACCTTGGAGTTTCCTATTCCTCGGTCTTTTTTTGTTACCTATTTTTAATTTCGAGGAGATGAAATAAATGTATATTCAAAAAGGAATTATACAAAAACAGATAGAAAAAAACTTTATTTTTGACAATATCGATACAGTGGCATTAGCTAAAGAATTTGGTACTCCCCTTTATGTAATCTCAGAAAACATTATCAGGTCTAAATGTTCTCAAATTCGCAATAGTTTCTTGAATAAATATCCTGACACAAAAGCCGCTTATGCCAGTAAAGCCTTTTTAACATTGGCTATGTGTAAAATTATAGAGAGTGAAGGATTAGGCCTTGATGTAGTTTCAGGGGGAGAGCTGTTTACTGCTATTTCCGCTAATTTCCCCATGGGAAAGGTGATGTTTCATGGTAATAATAAATCCTATGAAGAACTAAAACTTGCCGTTACTAATAGTATAGGTAGAATTATTGTCGATAATTTTTATGAATTAGAGGTGCTACAAGGTATTGCTAAGGAGCATAATAAAAGGGTGAAAATCCTCTTTAGAATAAGCCCAGGAGTTCCTGGAAAAACCCATAAATTTATTTCCACCGGTCAAACTGATTCAAAATTCGGCATTTCCATCGAAGAAAATTCAATTAATTTAGCCTTTAAAAAAGTTTTAGCTTCTCCAAATCTAAAGCTTATGGGTTTTCATTTCCACATAGGTTCCCAGTTATTTGATAATCGTTCATATATTAATGCTATTGAAATAGTAACTAACTTGATGAAAGATCTAAAAGAAAAATGGCAGTTTACTACTGAGGAACTAAATATCGGCGGTGGTTTTGGTATTGGTTATAGCCCCAACGAAAAGACAAAACCCATTTCCTATTATGTTGACCCTATTATGAAAAACATCGAGAATAAATGTAATCAATTAGGATTAAAGAGGCCTACTATTATCATAGAACCGGGCAGGTGGATTGTAGGAGAAGCAGGTATTACCCTTTACACCATTGGTTCTATTAAGGAAATCCCTAATGTTAGGACATATATTAGTGTTGATGGAGGATTACCAGACAATCCCAGGCCCGCCCTTTACGGAGCAAAATACAGTGCCGTTGTCGCTAACCGCCCTTATGCCGAAAAGGTGCATACAGCAACTATTGCTGGAAAAAGTTGTGAATCAGGGGATATTTTAATTTGGGATTTAAAAATGCCCCATGTTAAATCAGGGGATATTTTAGCTGTATTAAATACTGGTGCGTATAATTACTCTATGGCCAGTAACTATAACCGTTTACCTAAACCTGGAGTAGTACTTATAAGTAATGGTAAACCATATGTAATTGTAGAGAGGGAAAAATATGAGGATTTAATTTCCAAAGATAAAATTCCAAATCATTTGTTATAACTTTAGGATTATTGACTTGTATGCTATATTTAGTATAATATTAATAGCTAATAATAACTTTTATCAGCTTGACTATTTAATTCTAGTTATGTCTTCAAAATAATTTTGGGAGGGATAATTATGGGTGAAATAGTTTTAAAAGCTGAAAGAAGATTAAAGAAAAAACCTAATTTTTTACCTGGAGTAGTTTATGGGAAAAACTTTACATCAACCCCTGTAAATTTTGATTTAAAGGATGTAAAAAAAATCCTTTCTAGCTCAGGGGAAAAAGCAAAAGTACAATTGGAATTTGAAAACAACAACTATTCTGGAGTTATTAAAGAAGTTCAGTGGGACCTATTAAATAAAGATAAACCTATCCACATGGATGTCTATGTAGTACCTAAAAACGAAATAATAACTCTAAATATTCCGGTAATTTTTACTGGAATAGAAGAATTACATGGAAAAAGATTAATTTTACAAACTTTTAAAGACGAAATAGAAGTAAAAGGAAAATTAGAAGACATCCCTGAAAAAATTGTGATAAATGTTAGTGATAAACAAAAAGGTGATTTTATAAAAGCAAAGGATTTACCTATTCCCAGTAATGTAGTATTAAAAGATTCCGAAGAAGAAATCATTGGTGAAATATTAGAAGTAGATACTATTGATGATACCGATGACACTACAAATGAAGAAAAAGTTCAATAGATTTGATTTCATAATAATTAAACCCTCAATCATCCCAATATTTAGGGCAATTGAGGGTTATTTTTTTAAATTTAAAATATAATTTTGCAACATTGTTAATACAATTTAACAGATAACTTGTTTTACCCTTTCACCTTAAAAGTTTGTTAATAAATATAGTTTATTATTGATATAAATCAGCTATATAAATCCAATGGGGTGAATTTTTGTGAAATTACTTAAACTAAAGTCCTATAATCTGTTATTTTATTTCTTTTTTTCATTAATATTTATGGAATTTATTTTGAGAATAACTACTGTAAAATCTGTACTTTCCTATGGTTATTTTATTTCTTTACTTTTTAACCTATCTTTTGCAGCTGCCCTATTTTTTATTTTAAGTTTTTTTGCCAAAAAATTACTTAAGCATGCCATTTCTGTTATTTTCCTAATAATTTTAGCAATCATCTACTCATCCCAAATAATTTATTACCAGTTTTTCAGGACTTTTTATCATTTATATTCTGCTGGCAATGCTGGGCAGGTAAGTGATTTTTGGAAAGATATTTTGCTAGTTACAGGTAATAATTTTCATTGGGTAATTTTAGTTTTCTCTCCAGCATTAATCTTCTTTTTCCTAGGGAGAAAAATAATCCCGAAAAAATCTATAAACCATAAACTAAAGGTTTTGATAGTTTTACTCATTATAGGCTCACACCTCACTGGACTTCTTGCAGTATACAGAGGTGGAAAATATACTAACTCTCCCTATGATCTCTACTTTAAAAACAGTAACCCCCTCCTTTCTGTACAGAATTTAGGACTACTGACTACTATACGCCTTGATTTCCAAAGAATAGTTACCAATTGGACTCCCACAGTAGATGTATTTATCCCAGATCCAGTGAATAACAGGGATAATGATCCAGATGATAATGATGACGATCCCAAGAAAAAGGAATACAATGTTTTAAATATTGATTTTAATTATTTAATCGAAAATGAAAAAGATGAAACTATAAAATTAATGCACCAATATTTTCAAAGCCTACAACCTACAGCTAAAAATGAATATACCGGTAAATTCCAAGGCTATAACCTAATCTTGATAACCGCCGAATCCTTAGCTCCCTATGCTGTAAATAAAGAAATCACCCCTACATTATATAAACTTGTCCATGAAGGATTTTATTTCCCAAACTTCTATGTTCCCCTTTGGGATGTAAGTACCTCTGATGGTGAATATATGGGCCTTACTAGTTTAATCCCTAAAAGCGGTGTTTGGAGTTTCCGGGCTTCTTCTGAGATTTCCTTACCCTTTGTTATGGGAAATCAATTAAAAAAACTAGGTTATAAAACTGTAGCTTACCACAACCACACCTATACCTATTATGGCAGACATCTATCCCACCCTAATATGGGTTATGAATATAAAGGTATTGGCAATGGATTAAATGTAAAAAAGGTCTGGCCAGCTTCAGACCTGGAAATGATGGAAGTTACAGTAGATGAGTACATCCATAATGAACCCTTCCACGCCTACTACATGACAGTAAGCGGCCATTTACAATATAACTTTATCGGAAACAGCATGGCTATGAAAAATCGAAAATTAGTTGAACATTTACCTTTATCTACACAGGCCAAGGCTTATTTAGCAACCCAAATAGAGTTGGACAAAGCTTTGGAATACCTCCTCTCTAGATTAGAAAAAGCTGGTATTGCCGAAAGAACTTTAATCGTCATGAGTACAGATCACTACCCTTATGGATTAGATCATGATACCATAGATGAGTTATCAGGATTTTATGTAGATAGGGATTTTGATATTCATAAAAGTCCATTAATTATGTATGTTAAAGGAATGGAAGGGCAAAGGATAGATGATCCGGTATGGGGTATCGATATAATCCCTACTATTTCCAATCTAATGGGTTTAGAATATGACTCTCGACTGCTAATGGGTAGAGATATCTTTTCAGATTCTGAACCTTTGGTATTCTTCCGAAACATGAGTTTTATTACCGATAAAGGAAGATATAATGCTAGAACGAAAAAATTTTTCCCTAATGAAGGGGTAGAGGTAGATGATGATTATGTAGAAAGGATTTCCCGTATCATTCAAAATAAAATCTATTTTTCCCGTTTAATACTAGAAAAGGATTATTATAGCAAAGTATTACAAGGCATTAAGTAAAAAGGGCAAGATTGCTAAATCTTGCCCTAAATCTTTCCCTTTAACTATAAAATTAAGACATAAATTGAAAAACTAAACATTAAATATAATATTGAAAAAATTTTTGATTTAGAATATCATTGTTTTAATACATTAAAATCCAAAAGTAGAGGTGAGGGTACATGGAGATCAAAAAGTTTAAAAGGGTTCTAGTAGCTAATCGGGGAGAAATTGCTATTAGGATTTTCCGGGCTTGTAAAGAGTTAGGTATTAGAACAGTGGCAATTTATTCCGAAGAAGATAAAACTTCCCTTTTCCGCACTAAAGCCGATGAATCATATCTCATTGGTAAAAATAAAGGGCCCATTGAAGCTTACCTTAGTATCGATGAAATTATAAATTTAGCCCTTAAAAAAGGGGTAGATGCCATTCACCCCGGTTACGGTTTTTTAGCAGAAAACCCTGAGTTTGCTAAGAAATGCCTAGATGCTAATCTAGAGTTCATCGGCCCTTCCGTTGAAGTTTTAGAAAAAATGGGAGATAAAATTACATCAAAACAAGTTGCTGCTAACGCCCAAGTCCCCGTTATCCCTGGAATTGATCGCCCTATCCAACGGCTAGAAGAAGCTCTAGATTTCGTAAAAACCTATGGTTTCCCCATTATCATCAAAGCTGCTTTCGGCGGTGGAGGCCGGGGAATGAGAATCGTCAGAAATGAAGATGAACTAGTTTTAGCCCTTGATAGGGCAAAAAGTGAAGCTAGAAAGGCCTTTGGAGTTGAGGATGTTTTTATAGAAAAATATTTGGAATCACCTAAACATATTGAAGTACAAATTCTCGGTGATAAATATGGAAATATCATTCACCTTTATGAACGGGATTGCTCTATCCAAAGGCGGCATCAAAAATTGATAGAATATGCCCCAGCCTTTTCTTTGCCTACAACCTTAAGGGAAAGGATCTGCCAAGATGCTCTCAAATTAGCTAAATCGGTGAATTATTCCAATGCAGGAACGGTGGAATTTTTAGTAGATCAATGGGGAAAACACTACTTTATTGAAATGAATCCCCGCATTCAAGTGGAACACACTGTAACGGAAGTTGTAACAGGTATTGATATAGTCCAAAGCCAAATTCTTATCTCCCAAGGTTATCCCCTTGATTCTGAGGAAATAAAAATTTCAGGGCAACAAGACATTAAAGTTAACGGCTATGCTATTCAATCCCGGATTACCACTGAAGACCCAGCCCAAAACTTTGCCCCCGATACCGGTAAAATTGATATTTATCGTACTAGTTCAGGGTTTGGAATTCGCCTCGATGGCGGAAATGGGTTTACTGGCTCTATTATCACTCCATATTACGATAGTTTGTTGGTAAAAGTAACTTCCTTCTCCAGAACCTTTGAAGATGCAACTAAAAAAGGGGTACGGGCATTAAAGGAAATGAATATCTCTGGAGTTAAAACCAATATCCCCTTTCTAATCAATGTTTTAACCCATGAAACTTTTTTAAAAGGAATGGCAACTACTAATTTTATCAATGAAAATCCTGAACTTTTTAATATTAAACCAAAATCTAATAAAGAACTTAAATTGTTGAACTTTATAGGAGAAAAAATTATTCAAACAAAAGGTCAAAAGGAAAACTTTGATGTCCCCATTATCCCCAAAGTCCAACTTCCCAATAATTTATACGGCACAAAACAAATATTAGAAAAAAATGGACCTAAAGGTGTGGTTAAATGGATTAAAAATCAAAGGAAATTATTGATTACTGATACTACTATGCGGGATGCCCATCAGTCCCTCATTGCCAC from Anaerobranca californiensis DSM 14826 harbors:
- the lysA gene encoding diaminopimelate decarboxylase, giving the protein MYIQKGIIQKQIEKNFIFDNIDTVALAKEFGTPLYVISENIIRSKCSQIRNSFLNKYPDTKAAYASKAFLTLAMCKIIESEGLGLDVVSGGELFTAISANFPMGKVMFHGNNKSYEELKLAVTNSIGRIIVDNFYELEVLQGIAKEHNKRVKILFRISPGVPGKTHKFISTGQTDSKFGISIEENSINLAFKKVLASPNLKLMGFHFHIGSQLFDNRSYINAIEIVTNLMKDLKEKWQFTTEELNIGGGFGIGYSPNEKTKPISYYVDPIMKNIENKCNQLGLKRPTIIIEPGRWIVGEAGITLYTIGSIKEIPNVRTYISVDGGLPDNPRPALYGAKYSAVVANRPYAEKVHTATIAGKSCESGDILIWDLKMPHVKSGDILAVLNTGAYNYSMASNYNRLPKPGVVLISNGKPYVIVEREKYEDLISKDKIPNHLL
- a CDS encoding 50S ribosomal protein L25, translated to MGEIVLKAERRLKKKPNFLPGVVYGKNFTSTPVNFDLKDVKKILSSSGEKAKVQLEFENNNYSGVIKEVQWDLLNKDKPIHMDVYVVPKNEIITLNIPVIFTGIEELHGKRLILQTFKDEIEVKGKLEDIPEKIVINVSDKQKGDFIKAKDLPIPSNVVLKDSEEEIIGEILEVDTIDDTDDTTNEEKVQ
- a CDS encoding LTA synthase family protein — its product is MKLLKLKSYNLLFYFFFSLIFMEFILRITTVKSVLSYGYFISLLFNLSFAAALFFILSFFAKKLLKHAISVIFLIILAIIYSSQIIYYQFFRTFYHLYSAGNAGQVSDFWKDILLVTGNNFHWVILVFSPALIFFFLGRKIIPKKSINHKLKVLIVLLIIGSHLTGLLAVYRGGKYTNSPYDLYFKNSNPLLSVQNLGLLTTIRLDFQRIVTNWTPTVDVFIPDPVNNRDNDPDDNDDDPKKKEYNVLNIDFNYLIENEKDETIKLMHQYFQSLQPTAKNEYTGKFQGYNLILITAESLAPYAVNKEITPTLYKLVHEGFYFPNFYVPLWDVSTSDGEYMGLTSLIPKSGVWSFRASSEISLPFVMGNQLKKLGYKTVAYHNHTYTYYGRHLSHPNMGYEYKGIGNGLNVKKVWPASDLEMMEVTVDEYIHNEPFHAYYMTVSGHLQYNFIGNSMAMKNRKLVEHLPLSTQAKAYLATQIELDKALEYLLSRLEKAGIAERTLIVMSTDHYPYGLDHDTIDELSGFYVDRDFDIHKSPLIMYVKGMEGQRIDDPVWGIDIIPTISNLMGLEYDSRLLMGRDIFSDSEPLVFFRNMSFITDKGRYNARTKKFFPNEGVEVDDDYVERISRIIQNKIYFSRLILEKDYYSKVLQGIK